The following proteins are encoded in a genomic region of Protaetiibacter sp. SSC-01:
- a CDS encoding alpha/beta hydrolase, with protein MDLEMVDVDLRSATRSLPRTDPSKAGMRRAAAVALKVMPVPRARGVRVRTSREGGARVRVYRPPVQRTDAALLWVHGGGLVIGHPRQDERLASGTAAALGMTVVSAHYRLAPEHPFPAALDDIRAAWDWVQRHAAELGVDPARIVIGGESAGGGLAASVVQLLHDAGERPLGQWLFCPMLDDRTAARTELDAIDHLVWNNVANRFGWTSYLGQAPGASVVPPYAVAARRTELTGLPPAWICVGDIELFHDEDVDYARRLEQAGVPVTLDVTAGTPHGFENWAADTAPARMLVTRAQAWLGELAGVEPGV; from the coding sequence ATGGACCTCGAGATGGTCGACGTCGACCTTCGCTCCGCAACCCGATCCCTTCCCCGCACCGACCCGTCGAAGGCGGGGATGCGACGCGCCGCGGCCGTCGCGTTGAAGGTCATGCCCGTGCCCCGCGCCCGCGGCGTACGCGTGCGCACCTCACGCGAGGGCGGCGCCCGCGTGCGCGTCTACCGCCCACCCGTGCAGCGCACGGATGCCGCCCTCCTCTGGGTGCACGGCGGCGGCCTCGTGATCGGCCACCCCCGCCAGGACGAGCGCCTCGCGAGCGGCACGGCCGCCGCTCTCGGCATGACGGTCGTGTCGGCGCACTACCGGCTCGCGCCCGAGCATCCGTTCCCCGCGGCGCTCGACGACATCCGCGCCGCGTGGGACTGGGTGCAGCGCCACGCCGCCGAGCTCGGTGTCGACCCGGCGCGCATCGTGATCGGCGGGGAGAGCGCGGGCGGCGGGCTCGCCGCGAGCGTCGTGCAGCTGCTCCATGACGCGGGCGAGCGGCCCCTCGGCCAGTGGCTCTTCTGCCCCATGCTCGACGACCGCACCGCCGCGCGCACCGAGCTCGACGCGATCGACCACCTCGTGTGGAACAACGTCGCCAACCGCTTCGGATGGACCTCCTACCTCGGCCAGGCGCCCGGCGCATCCGTCGTGCCGCCCTACGCGGTCGCCGCCCGCCGCACCGAGCTCACCGGCCTTCCGCCCGCCTGGATCTGCGTCGGCGACATCGAGCTCTTCCACGACGAAGACGTCGACTACGCCCGCCGACTCGAGCAGGCCGGCGTACCCGTCACGCTCGACGTCACCGCGGGCACCCCGCACGGCTTCGAGAACTGGGCGGCCGACACCGCACCCGCGCGGATGCTCGTCACGCGCGCGCAGGCGTGGCTCGGCGAGCTCGCGGGCGTCGAGCCGGGGGTGTAG
- a CDS encoding N-acetylglucosamine kinase has product MDEVLLAVDAGQTGIKLRLERPGAEPVERVLPGVRTDQPLLPQLADAARQVAGSVRIDVVALGVSGLTSVEHDAGELRSLLPWDARVLLAHDSITSYLGTLGELPGVVVASGTGSIILAVGPAGVARVDGWGYLMGDAGSGFWVGRQALDAVMRAHDGRGPATSLTEVVRARWHELEDAYVQLQSDPAKVSVVAWFAEAVAARASTDAVAARICREAGEELALSAVTALRRAGAEVSPLVSGIGGVLRGEHVRAAFEEAVLAVHPTARFEAPHGSGLDGAAALARLAPAHPLSALVSVA; this is encoded by the coding sequence GGGCAGACGGGCATCAAGTTGCGTCTCGAGCGTCCCGGCGCCGAGCCGGTCGAGCGCGTGCTCCCGGGGGTGCGCACCGACCAGCCGCTGCTGCCGCAGCTCGCGGATGCCGCACGTCAGGTCGCCGGTTCTGTGCGTATCGATGTGGTCGCCCTCGGCGTCTCGGGGCTCACGAGCGTCGAGCATGACGCTGGCGAGCTGCGTTCGCTGCTCCCGTGGGACGCGCGTGTTCTGCTCGCGCACGACTCCATCACCTCGTACCTCGGCACGCTCGGCGAGCTGCCGGGCGTCGTCGTCGCGAGCGGCACGGGCTCGATCATCCTCGCCGTCGGCCCCGCGGGTGTCGCGCGCGTCGACGGGTGGGGCTACCTCATGGGCGACGCGGGCAGCGGGTTCTGGGTCGGGCGGCAGGCGCTCGACGCCGTCATGCGCGCGCACGACGGTCGGGGGCCTGCGACCTCGCTCACCGAGGTGGTGCGCGCGCGGTGGCATGAGCTCGAGGACGCCTACGTGCAGCTGCAGTCCGACCCCGCGAAGGTGAGCGTCGTCGCGTGGTTCGCGGAGGCGGTCGCGGCGAGGGCCTCGACGGATGCCGTGGCGGCACGTATCTGCCGGGAGGCGGGGGAGGAGCTCGCCCTGTCGGCGGTCACGGCGCTGCGGCGCGCGGGTGCCGAGGTGTCGCCGCTCGTGAGCGGGATCGGCGGGGTGCTGCGGGGTGAGCACGTCCGCGCGGCGTTCGAGGAGGCCGTGCTCGCGGTTCACCCGACGGCGCGTTTCGAGGCGCCGCACGGCTCGGGGCTCGACGGGGCCGCGGCGCTCGCGCGGCTCGCGCCCGCGCATCCGCTCTCCGCCCTCGTCTCCGTGGCCTGA